A single region of the Winslowiella toletana genome encodes:
- the waaA gene encoding lipid IV(A) 3-deoxy-D-manno-octulosonic acid transferase yields MTTIYTALLYLIQPLIWLRLWLRGRKAPAYRKRWAERYGFCAGKVKPDGILLHSVSVGETLAAVPLVRALRHRYPTLPITVTTMTPTGSERAQSAFGKDVHHVYLPYDLPGAINRFLDTTRPKLVIIMETELWPNIIKALHDRKIPLVIANARLSERSAAGYKKLGKFMRQLLQRITLIAAQNQEDGERFVSLGLKRSHLTVTGSLKFDISVTPELAARAVTLRRQWAPRRPVWIATSTHEGEESIILDAHRKLLTRFPDLLLILVPRHPERFTVARDMTQKAGLSYIMRSSGEIPSGSTQVVIGDTMGELMLLYGIADLAFVGGSLVERGGHNPLEPAAHALPVLMGPHIFNFKDICSKLQQADGLITVTDADSLDKEIGILLTDDDYRRYYGRHAVEVLHQNQGALQRLLQLLEPHLPPRNH; encoded by the coding sequence ATGACGACAATTTACACCGCCTTGCTCTATCTCATTCAGCCACTGATTTGGCTTCGCCTCTGGTTGCGTGGTCGAAAAGCCCCTGCCTATCGTAAACGGTGGGCGGAACGCTATGGCTTTTGTGCAGGTAAAGTCAAACCAGATGGAATTTTGCTGCACTCTGTTTCGGTAGGTGAAACCCTTGCTGCCGTACCACTGGTTCGTGCGCTGCGCCATCGCTACCCGACGCTGCCGATTACCGTCACCACCATGACGCCAACCGGTTCAGAACGGGCACAATCTGCTTTTGGTAAAGACGTGCATCACGTTTACCTGCCTTACGATCTGCCCGGCGCAATTAATCGTTTTCTTGATACCACCCGCCCAAAATTGGTGATCATCATGGAAACCGAGCTGTGGCCCAACATTATCAAAGCCCTGCACGATCGAAAAATCCCGCTGGTGATTGCCAACGCGCGCCTTTCAGAACGTTCAGCGGCCGGTTATAAAAAGCTTGGCAAGTTTATGCGCCAGTTACTGCAACGCATCACACTGATTGCCGCGCAGAATCAGGAAGACGGTGAGCGGTTTGTCAGCCTTGGGCTGAAGCGTTCACATCTGACGGTTACCGGTAGCCTGAAATTTGATATTTCTGTCACGCCAGAACTGGCAGCACGCGCGGTGACGCTGCGTCGTCAGTGGGCGCCACGACGCCCGGTGTGGATAGCCACCAGTACTCATGAAGGCGAAGAGAGCATTATTCTTGATGCCCATCGTAAATTGCTGACACGCTTTCCGGATCTGCTGCTGATCCTGGTGCCCCGCCACCCGGAACGCTTTACGGTGGCACGTGATATGACGCAAAAAGCGGGTCTAAGCTATATTATGCGCAGCAGCGGTGAAATCCCTTCCGGCAGTACGCAGGTGGTTATTGGTGACACCATGGGTGAGCTGATGCTGCTGTACGGCATTGCCGATCTCGCCTTTGTTGGCGGCAGCCTGGTTGAGCGCGGCGGCCATAATCCGCTGGAACCGGCAGCACATGCCCTGCCAGTATTGATGGGCCCCCATATCTTCAACTTCAAAGATATCTGTAGCAAACTGCAGCAGGCAGACGGTCTGATCACCGTTACCGATGCCGATTCGCTGGATAAAGAGATCGGCATCCTGCTGACTGACGATGACTATCGCCGTTACTACGGACGTCATGCGGTAGAAGTGCTGCATCAGAATCAGGGCGCGCTTCAGCGTCTGCTACAGTTACTCGAACCTCACTTGCCACCACGGAATCATTAA
- a CDS encoding glycosyltransferase family 4 protein, which yields MHKVRLAIVRQKYRPDGGAERFISRALEALESDRLDLNIITRSWQGTPNPDWHLHICNPKKWGRISRERGFAEAARACWQREKFDIVQSHERIEGCDIFRAGDGVHRVWLEQRARIVSPLQRFATRFSPYHHYVMQAEEQMFRSDSLKKIICNSEMVKRDIIRCFQVPEEKFAVIYNAIDSQRFQPATEATRHATRKQLNIPADACALIYVGSGFERKGLRAAIEALANSDRYLIVVGQDKQLSRYQQLANQLNCLDRIRFVGVQQDVISFYHAADALILPTLYDPFPNVVLEAMACGLPVITSFGCGGAEFITDGQEGFVCDALDIKALNDAVNAIPSKAVDSAMSEAARSRILPYTPQRLAAELHSLYQQVLLTS from the coding sequence ATGCATAAAGTCCGCCTCGCCATTGTCAGACAGAAGTATCGCCCTGACGGTGGTGCAGAACGCTTTATCTCCCGCGCGCTGGAAGCGCTGGAGAGCGATCGGCTCGACCTGAACATTATCACCCGCAGCTGGCAAGGCACGCCAAATCCTGACTGGCACCTGCATATCTGCAATCCAAAAAAGTGGGGTCGCATATCACGCGAACGCGGATTCGCCGAGGCCGCACGCGCCTGCTGGCAGCGGGAAAAGTTTGATATCGTGCAGAGCCACGAACGTATTGAAGGCTGTGATATTTTCCGTGCTGGTGATGGCGTGCACCGCGTCTGGCTGGAGCAACGCGCGCGCATTGTTTCGCCGCTACAGCGCTTCGCTACCCGCTTCAGCCCTTATCACCACTACGTAATGCAGGCTGAAGAACAGATGTTCCGCTCCGACTCTTTGAAGAAAATCATCTGTAACTCGGAGATGGTGAAGCGTGACATCATCCGCTGCTTCCAGGTACCGGAAGAAAAATTTGCGGTAATCTATAACGCCATCGACTCACAGCGTTTCCAGCCGGCAACCGAAGCCACGCGCCATGCAACCCGTAAGCAGCTGAATATCCCCGCTGATGCCTGCGCGCTAATCTATGTTGGCTCCGGCTTTGAACGTAAAGGTTTACGTGCGGCAATTGAGGCGCTGGCCAACAGCGATCGCTATCTGATCGTCGTCGGCCAGGATAAGCAGTTGAGTCGCTATCAGCAGCTGGCAAATCAGCTTAACTGCCTCGACCGTATCCGTTTTGTCGGCGTACAGCAGGATGTGATCTCTTTCTATCACGCAGCCGACGCCTTAATTTTACCCACATTGTACGATCCCTTCCCGAACGTGGTACTGGAAGCGATGGCGTGCGGTCTGCCGGTGATTACCAGCTTCGGCTGTGGCGGAGCAGAGTTTATTACTGATGGTCAGGAAGGCTTCGTTTGCGATGCATTAGATATCAAAGCATTAAACGATGCTGTTAATGCTATTCCGTCGAAAGCCGTTGATTCAGCGATGAGTGAGGCCGCACGCAGCAGAATTCTGCCTTACACGCCGCAACGCCTTGCCGCAGAGTTGCATTCTCTTTATCAACAAGTATTACTCACGTCATGA
- the rpmB gene encoding 50S ribosomal protein L28 gives MSRVCQVTGKRPVSGNNRSHAMNATKRRFLPNLHSHRFWVESEKRFVTLRVSAKGMRVIDKKGIDTVLADMRTRGEKY, from the coding sequence ATGTCACGAGTCTGCCAAGTAACTGGCAAGCGCCCGGTGAGCGGTAACAACCGTTCCCACGCGATGAACGCGACGAAACGCCGTTTCCTGCCGAACCTGCACTCTCACCGTTTTTGGGTTGAGAGCGAAAAGCGCTTCGTTACGCTGCGTGTATCTGCTAAAGGTATGCGTGTAATTGATAAGAAGGGTATTGATACGGTTCTGGCCGATATGCGTACCCGTGGTGAGAAGTACTAA
- the coaBC gene encoding bifunctional phosphopantothenoylcysteine decarboxylase/phosphopantothenate--cysteine ligase CoaBC, with the protein MMGLTGKHIVLGVSGGIAAYKAPELVRRLRDRGAEVRVVMTDAAKAFITPMSLQAVSGYPVSDHLLDPAAEAAMGHIELGKWADLVILAPATADLIARVAAGMANDLVTTICLATAAPIAIAPAMNQQMYRAIPTQHNLKLLAERGVMIWGPDSGSQACGDVGPGRMLDPLALVDEAIKWSSPVNDLQHLNIMITAGPTREALDPVRYISNHSSGKMGFAIAKAAAARGANVTLVAGPVDLPTPAWVKRIDVTTALEMQKAVMEHITRQHIFIGSAAVADYRAATIAEEKIKKQGDEVTLTMVKNPDIVADVGAMSESRPYVVGFAAETQNVEEYAQQKRARKKLDLICANDVSKAGQGFNSDTNALHLFWQEGEKVLPLSDKSLLGQQLIDEIVSRYDEKNRR; encoded by the coding sequence ATGATGGGATTAACCGGTAAACACATCGTATTGGGCGTTAGCGGCGGTATCGCGGCTTATAAAGCGCCAGAGCTGGTGCGTCGCCTGCGCGATCGCGGGGCGGAAGTGCGGGTAGTGATGACCGACGCTGCCAAAGCTTTTATCACTCCAATGAGCCTGCAGGCGGTGTCCGGTTATCCGGTATCCGATCATCTGCTCGACCCGGCAGCAGAAGCCGCCATGGGCCATATCGAGCTGGGTAAGTGGGCTGACTTAGTGATTCTGGCACCGGCCACCGCCGATCTGATTGCGCGCGTCGCTGCGGGCATGGCAAACGATCTGGTCACTACCATTTGCCTGGCAACCGCCGCGCCAATTGCCATCGCGCCAGCGATGAATCAGCAGATGTATCGCGCGATTCCGACCCAGCATAACCTGAAACTGCTGGCCGAACGCGGTGTGATGATCTGGGGCCCGGACAGCGGCAGCCAGGCCTGTGGCGATGTTGGCCCAGGCCGCATGCTCGATCCGTTAGCGCTGGTTGATGAAGCCATTAAATGGTCTTCCCCGGTCAACGACCTGCAACATCTCAATATTATGATTACCGCAGGACCAACACGTGAAGCGCTCGATCCGGTACGCTATATCAGCAACCACAGCTCGGGAAAAATGGGTTTTGCCATTGCTAAAGCCGCTGCCGCGCGCGGTGCCAACGTCACGCTGGTCGCCGGGCCGGTTGATTTACCGACGCCAGCATGGGTGAAACGCATTGATGTCACCACCGCACTGGAAATGCAAAAAGCGGTGATGGAACACATTACGCGTCAGCATATTTTCATTGGTAGCGCAGCCGTGGCAGACTACCGCGCGGCGACGATTGCCGAAGAAAAAATCAAAAAACAGGGTGATGAAGTTACCCTCACCATGGTAAAAAACCCCGATATTGTGGCGGACGTTGGCGCAATGAGCGAAAGCCGCCCGTATGTTGTAGGATTTGCCGCTGAAACCCAGAATGTGGAAGAATACGCCCAACAAAAACGTGCGCGGAAAAAGCTGGATTTAATCTGCGCCAATGATGTTTCAAAAGCCGGGCAGGGTTTCAACAGCGACACCAATGCTCTTCACCTTTTTTGGCAGGAGGGAGAAAAAGTCTTACCGCTCAGCGATAAGTCACTCCTTGGCCAACAGTTAATAGACGAGATTGTCAGCCGTTATGATGAAAAAAATCGACGTTAA
- a CDS encoding glycosyltransferase — protein sequence MTKHILFIIDGLPGGGAENVTLTLAKGIADRGHQVTLLSLSKRLDYDIPPNVDYRVDHDSGRGPLRKLTELPRRARSLDRQLEQLFSEKGEPALVISSLHKTDRIVVRSQLLKRCNVWHCIHGIYSRSYLGNKKPLARYLKKAKIQQVYRGRNIITVSDAVGEDLVNAMGIVPLRMLTIYNPFDVAQIQQRAQAENPFAGEEYILHVGRFHQVKRQDRLLEAFAQAKLPTKLVIVGQGDAAVTQQLQAKIEQLNLQQQVILAGFCKNPLPMLKGARLFALSSDSEGLPTVLIESLICGTPIVSTACPGGVGEIMVGELAAFQADLNASSLAEKLQLCWQSPPHITPAMYAKFDINLIIDRYLELAVR from the coding sequence ATGACAAAGCATATTCTTTTCATTATTGATGGCCTGCCCGGTGGCGGCGCTGAAAACGTCACGCTCACGCTGGCAAAAGGCATTGCCGATCGCGGCCATCAGGTCACCCTGCTGTCTCTGAGCAAACGACTGGATTACGATATTCCGCCAAATGTCGATTACCGGGTTGATCACGACAGCGGACGCGGCCCACTGCGTAAACTGACCGAGCTGCCACGACGGGCGCGCTCCCTTGATCGCCAGCTGGAACAGCTGTTCTCCGAGAAAGGGGAACCGGCACTGGTGATTTCCAGCCTGCATAAAACCGATCGGATTGTGGTGCGATCGCAGTTGCTAAAACGCTGTAATGTCTGGCACTGCATTCACGGCATTTATTCGCGTTCCTACCTCGGTAATAAGAAGCCGCTGGCTCGCTATTTGAAAAAAGCCAAAATTCAGCAGGTTTATCGCGGGCGCAACATTATTACCGTGTCGGATGCCGTTGGCGAAGATCTGGTCAACGCCATGGGCATTGTACCGCTCAGAATGTTAACCATCTATAACCCGTTCGATGTGGCGCAGATACAGCAACGCGCGCAGGCAGAGAATCCGTTTGCCGGTGAAGAGTATATTTTGCACGTCGGTCGCTTCCATCAGGTGAAGCGTCAGGATCGCCTGCTGGAAGCCTTTGCGCAGGCAAAACTGCCAACCAAACTGGTGATCGTCGGCCAGGGGGATGCGGCAGTAACCCAACAGCTGCAGGCAAAAATCGAGCAGCTTAATTTGCAACAGCAGGTCATCCTGGCTGGCTTTTGCAAAAATCCGCTGCCAATGCTGAAGGGTGCGCGGCTGTTTGCGCTCAGCTCTGACAGTGAAGGCCTGCCTACGGTATTAATCGAATCGCTAATTTGCGGCACGCCAATTGTCAGCACCGCTTGCCCCGGCGGCGTTGGTGAAATAATGGTCGGTGAACTGGCAGCATTTCAGGCGGATCTCAACGCCAGCTCACTGGCAGAGAAACTTCAACTTTGCTGGCAGTCACCACCGCACATTACCCCAGCAATGTATGCTAAATTCGATATTAATTTAATTATTGACCGTTATCTCGAACTCGCGGTCAGATAG
- the rpmG gene encoding 50S ribosomal protein L33: MAKGIREKIKLVSSAGTGHFYTTTKNKRTKPEKLELKKFDPVVRQHVLYKEAKIK; this comes from the coding sequence ATGGCTAAAGGTATTCGTGAGAAAATCAAGCTTGTTTCTTCTGCTGGTACAGGTCATTTTTATACCACCACGAAGAACAAGCGTACTAAGCCGGAAAAACTGGAACTGAAAAAGTTCGATCCAGTTGTCCGTCAACATGTACTCTACAAAGAAGCTAAAATTAAATAA
- a CDS encoding glycosyltransferase family 2 protein: MSSRQRLSVVMIAKNEAGLLPDCLASVSWADEIILLDSGSSDQTPEIARQHNVTVYHSEQWPGYGLQRQHAQSYATGDMILMIDADERVTDELRASIERVLHCPEPHTVYSIARRNLFLGRFMRHSGWYPDRVTRLYPRDYHYNDNQVHESLDTREAHVVPLRGDLKHLTCRDFSAFQRKQFAYAEAWAKQRYQQGKSCSMFSVFSHTISAFLKTLVLRAGFLDGKQGWLLSVVNAQYTFNKYAALWALNQANKGSV, translated from the coding sequence ATGAGTTCTCGCCAACGACTTTCGGTGGTGATGATCGCCAAAAACGAGGCCGGGCTGTTACCAGACTGCCTGGCTTCCGTCAGCTGGGCCGATGAAATCATTCTGCTCGACTCCGGCAGCAGCGATCAAACACCAGAGATTGCCCGCCAGCATAACGTTACGGTTTATCATTCTGAACAGTGGCCCGGCTATGGGCTGCAACGTCAGCATGCACAAAGTTATGCCACTGGCGATATGATTCTGATGATCGATGCTGACGAGCGGGTCACTGATGAACTGCGCGCCTCGATTGAGCGCGTGCTTCACTGCCCGGAACCGCACACCGTCTACAGCATCGCGCGCCGCAATCTGTTTCTCGGGCGCTTTATGCGTCACAGCGGCTGGTATCCGGATCGCGTCACCCGCCTCTATCCGCGCGACTATCACTATAATGATAATCAGGTTCATGAGTCGCTTGATACCCGCGAAGCGCATGTCGTTCCGTTACGTGGTGATCTCAAGCATCTGACCTGTCGCGACTTCTCTGCTTTTCAGCGCAAGCAATTTGCCTATGCGGAAGCCTGGGCCAAGCAGCGTTATCAGCAGGGTAAAAGTTGCAGTATGTTTTCGGTGTTCAGCCATACCATCAGTGCATTTCTGAAAACGCTGGTGCTGCGAGCCGGTTTTCTCGATGGCAAACAGGGTTGGTTACTGTCAGTGGTGAATGCACAGTACACCTTCAACAAATATGCAGCGCTGTGGGCGCTGAATCAGGCCAATAAAGGTAGCGTATGA
- the galE gene encoding UDP-glucose 4-epimerase GalE: protein MAILVTGGAGYIGSHTVLTLLEKGEDVVVLDNLVNASAVALDRVETLTGKTVTFCQGDVCDAGTLREIFARHSISAVIHFAGLKSVGESVRKPLDYYHNNLTGSLVLLAEMRRAGVTKLIFSSSATVYGQPEQIPLVETSRTGGTTNPYGTSKLMVEQVLQDFALAEPDFTIIILRYFNPVGAHPSGMIGEDPNGIPNNLMPYIAQVAIGKLEKVAIFGDDYPTKDGTGVRDYIHVMDLAEGHLKAIEHIDRHQGVAVYNLGTGVGYSVLEMLHAFEQASGRKIPYEVVPRRPGDIAECWSDPSLAKTGLDWQATRNLDVMMEDAWRWQSSNPQGFQS from the coding sequence ATGGCGATTCTGGTTACCGGCGGAGCAGGCTACATCGGTTCACATACCGTGCTCACGCTGCTGGAAAAAGGCGAAGATGTAGTGGTACTGGATAATCTGGTCAATGCCTCCGCTGTGGCTTTAGATCGGGTGGAGACCCTGACCGGTAAAACGGTGACGTTCTGTCAGGGTGATGTCTGCGATGCCGGAACACTCAGAGAAATTTTTGCCCGGCACAGCATTTCAGCGGTCATTCATTTTGCCGGACTGAAATCAGTCGGCGAGTCGGTGCGTAAGCCGCTGGATTATTATCATAATAACCTTACCGGTAGCCTGGTGCTGCTGGCGGAAATGCGCCGCGCAGGCGTCACTAAGCTGATCTTCAGCTCATCCGCTACCGTCTACGGCCAGCCGGAACAGATTCCGCTGGTTGAAACGTCGCGCACCGGCGGCACCACCAATCCCTATGGGACGTCCAAGTTAATGGTCGAGCAGGTTCTGCAAGACTTCGCGCTGGCCGAACCGGACTTCACTATTATCATTCTGCGCTATTTCAATCCGGTGGGCGCTCATCCATCCGGAATGATTGGCGAAGATCCGAACGGCATTCCTAACAATCTGATGCCTTACATTGCACAGGTCGCAATTGGCAAACTGGAAAAAGTGGCGATATTTGGTGATGACTATCCGACCAAAGACGGCACCGGCGTGCGCGATTATATTCATGTGATGGATTTGGCTGAAGGCCATCTGAAAGCGATTGAACATATCGACAGGCATCAGGGCGTTGCTGTTTATAATCTCGGAACCGGTGTTGGCTACTCGGTACTGGAGATGCTGCACGCGTTTGAACAGGCTTCCGGACGGAAAATACCTTATGAGGTGGTGCCGCGCCGCCCTGGCGATATCGCCGAATGCTGGTCAGATCCGTCGCTCGCCAAAACCGGGCTGGACTGGCAGGCGACGCGCAATCTTGATGTGATGATGGAGGACGCCTGGCGCTGGCAGTCCAGTAATCCGCAAGGTTTTCAGTCCTGA
- the coaD gene encoding pantetheine-phosphate adenylyltransferase encodes MSTKAIYPGTFDPMTNGHLDIVTRAALMFDHIVLAIAASPSKKPMFTLDERVALAQQVTAHLGNVEVVGFSDLMANFAKAQQANVLVRGLRAVSDFEYEMQLAHMNRHLLPTLESVFMMPSEEYSFISSSLVKEVARHQGDVQAFLPAPVYSALMAKLA; translated from the coding sequence ATGAGCACCAAGGCGATCTATCCCGGTACTTTCGACCCGATGACTAACGGTCATCTCGATATCGTCACGCGTGCCGCGCTAATGTTCGATCATATCGTGCTGGCTATAGCAGCCAGCCCGAGTAAAAAGCCGATGTTTACGCTGGATGAACGTGTGGCGCTGGCGCAGCAGGTGACCGCACATCTTGGCAATGTTGAAGTAGTCGGTTTCAGCGATCTGATGGCAAACTTTGCCAAAGCGCAGCAGGCAAATGTGCTGGTGCGAGGCCTGCGCGCAGTGTCTGATTTTGAGTACGAAATGCAGCTGGCGCATATGAACCGCCATCTGTTACCCACGCTGGAAAGCGTATTTATGATGCCGTCGGAAGAGTATTCATTTATCTCTTCCTCGCTGGTTAAAGAGGTAGCTCGCCATCAGGGCGATGTGCAAGCCTTTCTGCCAGCGCCGGTATACAGCGCGCTGATGGCTAAACTGGCGTAA
- the mutM gene encoding bifunctional DNA-formamidopyrimidine glycosylase/DNA-(apurinic or apyrimidinic site) lyase, translating to MPELPEVETSRRGIEPHLVGETILHAVVRNGRLRWPVSQEIQALSDQPVLSVQRRAKYLLLELPDGWIIIHLGMSGSLRVLPEEIPPAKHDHVDLVMSNGKVLRYTDPRRFGAWLWCADLQASNVLAHLGPEPLSDSFNGDYLFEKSRGKRTAIKPWLMDNKLVVGVGNIYASESLFTAGILPDHPAMALTQSQAALLVATIKAVLLRSIEQGGTTLRDFLQTDGKPGYFAQQLQVYGRAGEPCRVCGSLIESARHGQRSTFFCRTCQK from the coding sequence ATGCCTGAATTACCTGAGGTAGAAACCAGTCGGCGCGGTATTGAGCCTCATCTGGTCGGTGAAACCATTTTGCATGCGGTAGTGCGTAACGGTCGCCTGCGCTGGCCGGTGTCCCAGGAAATTCAGGCGCTGAGCGATCAGCCGGTGCTGAGCGTACAGCGGCGTGCCAAATACCTGCTGTTAGAGCTGCCGGACGGCTGGATTATTATTCATCTGGGAATGTCCGGCAGCTTGCGCGTGCTACCGGAAGAGATTCCACCGGCAAAGCACGATCACGTCGATTTAGTCATGAGCAACGGCAAAGTGTTGCGCTATACCGACCCGCGCCGCTTTGGTGCCTGGTTGTGGTGTGCCGATTTGCAGGCCAGTAATGTACTGGCGCATTTAGGGCCAGAGCCGTTAAGTGACAGCTTCAATGGTGACTATCTGTTTGAAAAGTCTCGCGGAAAGCGTACGGCGATTAAGCCGTGGTTGATGGATAATAAGCTGGTGGTGGGCGTCGGGAATATCTATGCCAGTGAATCGCTGTTTACTGCCGGGATCCTGCCCGATCATCCGGCAATGGCGCTGACGCAGTCGCAGGCAGCGCTGCTGGTCGCAACCATTAAAGCGGTGTTGCTGCGCTCAATAGAGCAGGGCGGGACCACGCTGCGTGACTTTTTACAGACTGACGGTAAACCGGGCTATTTTGCCCAGCAATTGCAGGTTTACGGGCGTGCAGGTGAGCCGTGTCGGGTTTGTGGCAGCTTAATTGAAAGCGCCAGGCATGGTCAGCGCAGCACCTTCTTCTGCCGTACCTGCCAGAAGTGA
- the radC gene encoding RadC family protein: protein MNVSWQQLMPREKLQQMGAGALTDAELLAIFLRTGSVGQDVMSLAAQLLLQFGSLYHVMTADKQAMAEVTGIGAAKLAQLHAVAELGRRFFRASMAREDALANPQATHQYLLSMLAHQEREIFIVIFLDNQHRVLASQEMFAGSINSVEVHPREIVREALKINAAALILAHNHPSGMAEPSAADRDITRQIVSAGLLLNIRILDHLVIGQGQYVSFAERGWL, encoded by the coding sequence ATGAACGTATCATGGCAGCAGTTAATGCCGCGGGAGAAGTTGCAGCAGATGGGAGCGGGGGCGTTAACCGATGCGGAGTTGTTAGCGATATTTTTGCGTACCGGTTCCGTCGGACAGGATGTCATGTCGTTGGCTGCTCAGCTACTGCTGCAATTTGGTTCGCTGTATCATGTAATGACCGCCGATAAGCAGGCAATGGCGGAGGTAACGGGTATTGGCGCGGCCAAATTAGCGCAGTTGCATGCGGTGGCTGAGCTGGGGCGGCGTTTTTTTCGTGCCAGTATGGCGCGCGAAGATGCACTGGCGAATCCGCAGGCGACGCATCAGTATCTGTTGAGCATGCTGGCGCACCAGGAACGCGAAATTTTTATCGTTATTTTTCTCGATAATCAGCACCGGGTACTCGCTTCGCAGGAGATGTTTGCCGGCAGTATCAACAGCGTTGAGGTTCATCCGCGAGAAATTGTGCGGGAAGCGTTAAAAATCAATGCAGCGGCGCTAATTCTGGCGCACAATCACCCCTCGGGGATGGCTGAGCCCAGTGCCGCCGATCGTGATATTACTCGCCAGATAGTCAGTGCGGGTTTATTACTAAATATCAGAATATTAGATCACCTTGTCATTGGTCAGGGTCAGTATGTTTCGTTCGCTGAACGCGGCTGGCTGTAA
- the rfaQ gene encoding putative lipopolysaccharide heptosyltransferase III encodes MASPIPSTFTPRNILLIKLRHHGDMLLTTPVINALHQRYPDARIDVLLYAETRPMLQAHPAISDIHVIDRNWKKEGGWQRFKHESALKATIRSRHYDVVINLADQWQSAMITRFSGAPVRIGFAFKKRRNRLWQFCHNYLVSTDNHHLLHTVEQNLSALQPLDVPIEGISASMHYSESDLQQTRQVLQQQHINGRYLVIQPTSRWIFKCWEDEKVAAVIDQLAHPNLKVVLTAAPDAREQAMIDNILSLCKNADVVSVAGKLTLPQLAALIDDAELFIGVDSAPMHMAAALSTPCIALFGPTKLQHWRPWGERNRVIWAGDYAPLPDPDAINTNTQQRYLAAIPVEEVVTAARSYLDA; translated from the coding sequence ATGGCAAGCCCGATTCCCTCAACGTTTACGCCACGTAATATTCTGCTGATCAAATTACGCCACCATGGTGACATGCTGCTGACAACACCGGTGATTAATGCTCTGCATCAGCGTTATCCTGATGCACGGATTGACGTGTTGCTATATGCAGAAACGCGTCCGATGCTGCAAGCTCATCCGGCCATTAGCGACATTCACGTTATCGATCGTAACTGGAAAAAAGAGGGCGGATGGCAGCGTTTCAAGCATGAAAGCGCGCTCAAAGCGACCATTCGCTCCCGCCATTACGACGTCGTGATTAATCTTGCCGACCAGTGGCAAAGTGCCATGATTACCCGCTTCTCCGGCGCACCGGTGCGTATTGGTTTTGCCTTCAAAAAGCGTCGTAATCGCCTGTGGCAGTTTTGCCATAACTATCTTGTCTCTACCGATAATCACCACCTGCTGCATACCGTGGAGCAAAATTTATCTGCCCTGCAACCGCTTGATGTGCCAATTGAAGGCATCAGCGCCTCAATGCACTACAGCGAAAGCGATCTGCAGCAAACCCGTCAGGTGTTACAACAGCAGCACATCAATGGCCGCTATCTGGTGATTCAGCCAACTTCACGCTGGATATTTAAGTGCTGGGAAGATGAGAAAGTGGCCGCGGTGATCGATCAGCTGGCACATCCCAATCTGAAGGTGGTGCTGACCGCCGCACCGGATGCCCGGGAGCAGGCGATGATCGATAATATTCTGTCACTGTGTAAAAACGCCGATGTGGTCTCAGTGGCCGGTAAACTCACGCTGCCACAACTGGCCGCGCTGATCGATGATGCTGAACTGTTTATCGGCGTGGACTCTGCACCTATGCATATGGCCGCCGCTCTGAGTACGCCCTGCATCGCGCTTTTTGGCCCGACCAAACTGCAGCACTGGCGTCCGTGGGGCGAAAGAAACCGGGTTATCTGGGCCGGTGACTATGCGCCGCTGCCCGACCCGGACGCGATTAATACCAACACTCAACAGCGCTATCTCGCCGCCATTCCGGTGGAAGAGGTGGTAACAGCAGCAAGGAGCTATCTGGATGCATAA
- the dut gene encoding dUTP diphosphatase: MMKKIDVKIMDPRVGNEFPLPTYATSGSAGLDLRACLDDAINLAPGVTTLVPTGLAIHIADPSLAAVILPRSGLGHKHGVVLGNLVGLIDSDYQGQLMVSVWNRGQDSFTIQPGERIAQMVFVPVVQAEFNLVEDFDASARGEGGFGHSGRQ; the protein is encoded by the coding sequence ATGATGAAAAAAATCGACGTTAAGATTATGGATCCGCGTGTCGGCAACGAATTCCCGCTGCCAACCTACGCAACCTCGGGATCGGCAGGCCTTGACCTGCGCGCCTGCCTTGATGATGCCATCAATCTGGCACCTGGCGTTACCACGCTGGTTCCGACCGGTTTAGCGATTCACATCGCCGATCCCTCACTGGCGGCAGTGATCCTGCCACGCTCCGGGCTGGGCCATAAACATGGCGTCGTACTGGGCAACCTGGTGGGGCTGATTGACTCTGACTATCAGGGCCAGCTGATGGTATCCGTCTGGAACCGTGGGCAAGACAGCTTCACTATTCAACCCGGTGAGCGCATCGCACAGATGGTTTTCGTGCCTGTGGTTCAGGCCGAGTTTAATCTGGTCGAGGATTTTGATGCCAGCGCGCGTGGTGAAGGTGGCTTTGGCCACTCCGGTCGCCAGTAA